A region of Rhizorhabdus wittichii RW1 DNA encodes the following proteins:
- a CDS encoding RND efflux system, outer membrane lipoprotein, NodT family (TIGRFAM: RND efflux system, outer membrane lipoprotein, NodT family~PFAM: outer membrane efflux protein): MLRKLLLAGSALLTVAAAGPDYVRPAAPAGAEGPFIKAPAAPVTPAEPDQAWWRLYQDPVLDRLIADALAANTDLRIAVANLDRARALLRESRAGRLPRTDVSAGANYGRLPATQRPAGAEREDWSFDAGLSVSYEVDLFGRVGRSIEAARGDAQAAEAARDAVKVAIAAETARAYADASSAVERLAVAERTLGLLDQVVGLTAKRFEAGRTSKLDLSRASALREQQRATLSPLRAQRDAALFRLATLTGRTPVDLPPEVGARALTLRLDRPIPVGDGRGLLARRPDIREAERKLAAETARIGVATADLYPRIALGGSIGSTGPSLGDMFGGGPLRWLLGPLLSWNFPNQEAGRAKIAQAKASTRAALAGFDGTVLRALEETETALSAYGHELERSEALREAAAQAQTAATISRAQLREGRVDFLTVLDAERTSASADADLAESDARVTNAQVDLFRALGGGWQAGDGKMAAR; encoded by the coding sequence ATGCTGAGGAAACTCCTGCTCGCGGGTTCCGCGCTGCTGACCGTCGCCGCCGCCGGACCCGACTATGTCCGCCCGGCGGCCCCGGCCGGCGCCGAGGGTCCCTTCATCAAGGCCCCGGCCGCCCCCGTCACCCCGGCCGAGCCCGACCAGGCCTGGTGGCGGCTCTACCAGGACCCGGTGCTCGACCGGCTGATCGCCGACGCCCTCGCGGCGAACACCGACCTGCGCATCGCCGTCGCCAATCTCGACAGGGCGCGCGCGCTGCTGCGCGAAAGCCGGGCGGGCCGCCTGCCGCGGACCGACGTCTCCGCCGGGGCGAACTATGGCCGCCTGCCCGCGACCCAACGCCCGGCCGGCGCGGAGCGCGAGGACTGGTCGTTCGACGCCGGGCTGTCGGTCTCCTACGAGGTCGACCTGTTCGGCCGGGTCGGCCGCTCGATCGAGGCCGCGCGCGGCGACGCGCAGGCGGCCGAGGCGGCGCGCGACGCGGTGAAGGTGGCGATCGCCGCCGAGACGGCGCGCGCCTATGCCGACGCCTCCTCGGCGGTCGAGCGGCTGGCGGTCGCAGAACGCACGCTCGGACTGCTCGACCAGGTCGTCGGCCTGACCGCCAAGCGTTTCGAGGCTGGCCGCACCTCGAAGCTCGACCTGTCGCGCGCCTCGGCGCTGCGCGAGCAGCAGCGGGCGACGCTCTCGCCGCTGCGCGCCCAGCGCGACGCGGCGCTGTTCCGGCTGGCGACGCTGACCGGCCGGACGCCGGTCGATCTGCCGCCCGAGGTGGGCGCCCGCGCGCTGACGCTGCGGCTCGACCGGCCGATCCCGGTCGGCGACGGGCGCGGCCTGCTGGCCCGGCGCCCCGACATCCGCGAGGCGGAGCGCAAGCTGGCGGCCGAAACCGCGCGGATCGGCGTCGCCACCGCCGATCTCTATCCGCGCATCGCGCTCGGCGGCTCGATCGGATCGACCGGCCCCTCGCTCGGCGACATGTTCGGCGGCGGTCCGCTGCGCTGGCTGCTCGGCCCGCTGCTGAGCTGGAACTTCCCCAACCAGGAGGCCGGCCGCGCGAAGATCGCCCAGGCCAAGGCGTCGACCCGCGCGGCGCTCGCCGGCTTCGACGGGACGGTGCTGCGCGCGCTGGAGGAGACCGAGACCGCGCTGTCGGCCTATGGCCATGAGCTGGAGCGCAGCGAGGCGCTGCGCGAAGCGGCGGCGCAGGCGCAGACCGCCGCCACGATCAGCCGCGCCCAGCTCCGCGAGGGGCGCGTCGACTTCCTGACCGTGCTCGACGCCGAGCGGACCTCGGCCAGCGCCGACGCCGACCTGGCCGAGTCCGACGCGCGCGTGACCAACGCCCAGGTCGACCTGTTCCGCGCGCTCGGCGGCGGCTGGCAGGCCGGGGACGGCAAGATGGCGGCGCGCTGA
- a CDS encoding Peptidase M1, membrane alanine aminopeptidase-like protein (PFAM: Peptidase M1, membrane alanine aminopeptidase-like), with amino-acid sequence MKKLLAAVALAALSVPLSAAAPTAEPVPLGILSDAATPLAYRLDLTIVPDRERFSGHAEIDATLKAETRSLFLHGRSLKVARVVARVGGRTVAARYGEVDGSGVARLDFASPLPAGKVTLVFDYDAAFGDGASGLYRVKVADQWYAWTQFESIDARAAFPGFDQPGYKTPFTVSLTTRPGEVAIGNSREVRTTKAGDLVRHEFEATKPLPTYLVAFAVGPFATATGSVSPTAERKEPLPIGIVGTQPYKDKLGYALENTGPIVTLLEKYFGTAFPFPKLDQIGSPVMPGAMENAGADIYGDTILLLDRGASTDQKKTFGMVVAHELSHQWFGDLVTPAWWDDLWLNESFANWMGYRIGNEWRPDLKIGAGAIDEAFGAMNVDALKAGRPIHQPIKTNGEIDSAFDQVTYGKGGQVVAMIAAYLGDEKFRDGVRLHLNRYAYGNATTDQFFGSLADASHDPRVLESLRSFVDQQGVPVVRVERTATGLSVAQKRYALLGTQLPQQSWIIPLCVRVGESRDCTLLDKPSGTVPITAKGAIVPNAGGTGYYRFSLPEAEWKTLIAEAASLPPGEALALTDSLWAGFRAGEVAPALLLDAARAMAANDYSVAAVDGGLRLAGLRQRGMIAGGAIGGYRAFMADIYRPKLAAIGFDPRTGLYADDDGDRQKLRADLVSLVAGEAGDKALIATLATAAKAWLGGDKAALDQAFFGAGLGAYLADGGDAAVAALFEKAVTSDDTLFRDSAIGALASTDSASAGRWLLDHLGDKRLRSGDRTALIQYLALEPATRDMAYQWMIGHYAELVKNAGIFVASQLPSVPVRYCSAEKAAAVEAALRPEIVRYQRGALALDRTVEQINSCGVLEAKRGGEIAAMFAGK; translated from the coding sequence ATGAAGAAGCTGCTTGCCGCCGTCGCCCTGGCCGCACTTTCCGTTCCCCTCTCCGCCGCCGCGCCCACGGCCGAGCCGGTGCCGCTCGGCATCCTCTCCGACGCCGCGACGCCGCTCGCCTATCGGCTCGACCTCACCATCGTGCCCGATCGCGAACGCTTCTCCGGCCATGCCGAGATCGACGCGACGCTCAAGGCCGAGACCCGGTCGCTCTTCCTCCACGGCCGTTCACTGAAGGTCGCGCGCGTCGTCGCCAGGGTCGGCGGCCGGACGGTCGCGGCGCGCTATGGCGAGGTCGACGGATCGGGCGTCGCGCGGCTCGACTTCGCGAGCCCGCTGCCCGCCGGCAAGGTGACGCTGGTCTTCGACTATGACGCCGCGTTCGGCGACGGCGCCTCGGGCCTCTACCGGGTCAAGGTCGCCGACCAATGGTATGCCTGGACCCAATTCGAATCGATCGACGCGCGCGCCGCCTTCCCCGGCTTCGACCAGCCCGGCTACAAGACGCCCTTCACCGTCTCGCTGACCACCAGGCCGGGCGAGGTCGCGATCGGCAACAGCCGCGAGGTCCGCACGACGAAGGCCGGCGACCTCGTCCGCCACGAATTCGAGGCGACGAAGCCGCTGCCCACCTATCTGGTCGCCTTCGCCGTCGGCCCGTTCGCCACCGCGACCGGTTCCGTCTCGCCGACCGCAGAGCGCAAGGAGCCGCTGCCGATCGGCATCGTCGGCACCCAGCCCTACAAGGACAAGCTCGGCTACGCGCTGGAGAACACCGGGCCGATCGTGACGCTGCTGGAGAAATATTTCGGCACCGCCTTCCCCTTCCCCAAGCTCGACCAGATCGGCTCCCCGGTGATGCCGGGCGCGATGGAGAATGCCGGCGCCGACATCTATGGCGACACCATCCTGCTGCTCGACCGCGGCGCCTCGACCGACCAGAAGAAGACCTTCGGCATGGTCGTCGCGCACGAGCTGTCGCACCAGTGGTTCGGCGATCTCGTCACCCCGGCCTGGTGGGACGACCTGTGGCTCAACGAGAGCTTCGCCAACTGGATGGGCTATCGCATCGGCAATGAATGGCGCCCCGACCTGAAGATCGGCGCGGGCGCGATCGACGAGGCGTTCGGGGCGATGAACGTCGACGCGCTGAAGGCGGGCCGGCCGATCCACCAGCCGATCAAGACCAACGGCGAGATCGACAGCGCCTTCGACCAGGTCACCTATGGCAAGGGCGGCCAGGTGGTGGCGATGATCGCCGCCTATCTGGGCGACGAGAAATTCCGCGACGGCGTCCGCCTCCACCTCAACCGCTACGCCTATGGCAATGCGACGACCGATCAGTTCTTCGGATCGCTCGCCGACGCGTCGCACGATCCGCGCGTGCTCGAATCGCTGAGGAGCTTCGTCGACCAGCAGGGCGTTCCCGTGGTCCGCGTCGAGCGGACCGCCACCGGCCTGTCGGTCGCCCAGAAGCGCTATGCGCTGCTCGGCACCCAATTGCCGCAGCAGAGCTGGATCATCCCGCTGTGCGTCCGGGTCGGCGAGAGCCGCGACTGCACCCTGCTCGACAAGCCGTCGGGTACCGTGCCGATCACCGCGAAGGGCGCGATCGTCCCCAATGCCGGCGGCACCGGCTATTATCGCTTCTCGCTGCCCGAGGCCGAGTGGAAGACTCTGATCGCCGAGGCGGCGAGCCTGCCGCCCGGCGAGGCGCTGGCGCTGACCGACAGCCTGTGGGCGGGCTTCCGCGCCGGCGAGGTGGCGCCCGCGCTGCTGCTCGACGCCGCGCGGGCGATGGCGGCCAACGACTATTCGGTGGCGGCGGTCGACGGCGGCCTGCGGCTGGCGGGCCTGCGCCAGCGGGGGATGATCGCGGGCGGCGCGATCGGCGGCTATCGCGCCTTCATGGCCGACATCTACCGGCCGAAGCTCGCCGCGATCGGCTTCGATCCGCGCACCGGCCTCTATGCCGACGACGACGGCGACCGGCAGAAGCTGCGCGCCGACCTCGTCTCCCTCGTCGCGGGCGAGGCCGGGGACAAGGCGCTGATCGCGACGCTCGCCACTGCCGCGAAGGCGTGGCTCGGCGGCGACAAGGCAGCGCTCGACCAGGCCTTCTTCGGCGCCGGGCTGGGCGCCTATCTGGCGGACGGCGGCGACGCCGCGGTCGCGGCGCTGTTCGAGAAGGCGGTGACGAGCGACGACACGCTGTTCCGCGACAGCGCGATCGGCGCGCTCGCGAGCACCGACAGCGCCTCGGCGGGCCGCTGGCTGCTCGACCATCTCGGCGACAAGCGGCTGCGCAGCGGCGACCGCACCGCGCTGATCCAGTATCTGGCGCTCGAGCCCGCGACCCGCGACATGGCCTATCAGTGGATGATCGGCCATTATGCCGAGCTGGTGAAGAACGCCGGCATCTTCGTCGCGTCGCAGCTCCCCTCGGTTCCGGTCCGCTATTGCTCGGCCGAGAAGGCGGCGGCGGTCGAAGCGGCGCTGCGGCCCGAGATCGTCCGCTACCAGCGCGGCGCGCTGGCGCTCGACCGCACCGTCGAGCAGATCAACAGCTGCGGCGTGCTGGAAGCGAAGCGCGGCGGCGAGATAGCGGCGATGTTCGCAGGCAAGTGA
- a CDS encoding diguanylate cyclase (TIGRFAM: diguanylate cyclase~PFAM: GGDEF domain containing protein; histidine kinase, HAMP region domain protein): MRIATITNWAYGVTLLLTFGSGAAFMASVQADGDERIAVERRSDYIRIADDIELIVERMTDQARLYAMRGEAEHKTAWLRDRDDVGVVDRTVGRLDALGIPRHEYAELLTADRDLDRIEAIERRAIAAVDQGDRAEAQRLLYGPDYLALDAGVDRSLGAFKQALKGRAERDLQRARERADRWDDIARLLLGLTGLLFLAVLYFILSRRVARPLAHMSDVVVRMADRDYDADLPDDRRHDEIGEVTRALRLFRRNSIERERLEQERDEDRRIKDLIARMMHRMQGCDVEAELADVVVCYAPQIFPDLAGHIFVYDHGRGRLATIGRWQDPKLSIADFAPSFCWGLRRGHSHRSNAKGEDICCQHIGDIDGQDCLCVPLMAQGGTVGMLYFEGQDGDGRYAERAIYLDLMSENIGLALANIQLRATLGALATRDPLTGLSNRRHLDEVFNAERALAESQHAPLGCLLVDIDHFKRFNDEFGHDAGDLVMQHVAQVLKGHARERDLACRYGGEEFVLLMPTRDSAAAAERAEEIRQTIRKVSLAYRGRPLPPVTVSIGVAAYPTEADAASLISVADGALLAAKENGRDRVVIAGRTPPGPKHRVRAAS; encoded by the coding sequence ATGCGCATAGCGACGATCACCAACTGGGCCTATGGCGTCACCCTGCTGCTGACCTTCGGGTCGGGCGCGGCCTTCATGGCGTCGGTCCAGGCCGACGGCGACGAACGGATCGCGGTCGAGCGCCGCTCCGACTATATCCGCATCGCCGACGACATCGAGCTGATCGTCGAGCGGATGACCGACCAGGCCCGGCTCTACGCCATGCGCGGCGAGGCCGAGCACAAGACCGCCTGGCTGCGCGACCGCGACGATGTCGGCGTGGTCGACCGCACCGTCGGCCGGCTCGACGCGCTCGGCATCCCCCGGCACGAATATGCCGAGCTGCTGACGGCGGACCGCGACCTCGACCGGATCGAGGCGATCGAGCGGCGCGCGATCGCCGCCGTCGACCAAGGCGACCGGGCGGAGGCGCAGCGGCTGCTCTACGGGCCCGACTATCTGGCGCTCGACGCCGGCGTCGACCGGTCGCTGGGCGCGTTCAAGCAGGCGCTGAAGGGGCGCGCCGAACGCGATCTCCAGCGCGCCCGCGAGCGCGCCGACCGATGGGACGACATCGCCCGGCTGCTGCTGGGGCTCACCGGCCTGCTGTTCCTGGCCGTGCTCTACTTCATCCTGTCGCGGCGCGTGGCGCGCCCGCTCGCGCATATGAGCGACGTCGTCGTCCGCATGGCCGACCGCGATTACGACGCCGACCTGCCCGACGACCGCCGCCATGACGAGATCGGCGAGGTCACCCGCGCGCTGCGCCTGTTCCGGCGCAACAGCATCGAGCGCGAGCGGCTCGAGCAGGAGCGCGACGAGGACCGCCGGATCAAGGACCTGATCGCGCGGATGATGCACCGGATGCAGGGCTGCGACGTCGAAGCCGAGCTGGCCGACGTGGTGGTCTGCTACGCGCCGCAGATCTTCCCCGACCTCGCCGGCCACATCTTCGTCTATGACCATGGGCGCGGCCGGCTGGCGACGATCGGCCGCTGGCAGGACCCGAAGCTGAGCATCGCCGATTTCGCTCCCTCCTTCTGCTGGGGCCTGCGTCGCGGCCATTCGCATCGCAGCAACGCGAAGGGAGAGGACATCTGCTGCCAGCATATCGGCGACATCGACGGACAGGACTGCCTGTGCGTGCCGCTGATGGCGCAGGGCGGCACGGTGGGGATGCTCTATTTCGAAGGACAGGACGGCGACGGCCGCTATGCCGAGCGGGCGATCTACCTCGACCTCATGTCCGAGAATATCGGCCTCGCCCTCGCCAACATCCAGCTCCGGGCGACGCTCGGCGCGCTGGCGACGCGCGATCCGCTGACCGGCCTCTCCAACCGCCGCCATCTCGACGAGGTGTTCAACGCCGAACGCGCGCTGGCGGAGAGCCAGCACGCGCCGCTCGGCTGCCTGCTGGTCGACATCGACCATTTCAAGCGCTTCAACGACGAATTCGGCCATGATGCGGGCGACCTCGTCATGCAGCATGTCGCCCAGGTGCTGAAGGGCCATGCCCGCGAACGCGACCTCGCCTGCCGCTATGGCGGCGAGGAATTCGTCCTGCTGATGCCCACCCGCGACAGCGCCGCCGCCGCCGAGCGGGCCGAGGAGATCCGCCAGACGATCCGCAAGGTCTCGCTCGCCTATCGCGGGCGCCCGCTGCCGCCGGTGACGGTGTCGATCGGCGTCGCCGCCTATCCGACGGAGGCCGACGCCGCGAGCCTGATCAGCGTCGCCGACGGCGCGCTGCTCGCCGCCAAGGAGAACGGGCGCGACCGGGTGGTGATCGCCGGCCGCACCCCGCCGGGGCCGAAGCACCGGGTCCGGGCCGCCTCCTGA
- a CDS encoding transporter, hydrophobe/amphiphile efflux-1 (HAE1) family (TIGRFAM: transporter, hydrophobe/amphiphile efflux-1 (HAE1) family~PFAM: acriflavin resistance protein), which translates to MRLSHIFIKRPIFAGVIAVVITIVGALAFFGLPISQYPDVVPPTVTVSATYPGASAETIADTVASPLEQEINGVDDMLYMSSQATSDGRLTITVTFKLGTDLDEAQVLVQNRVALAEPRLPEDVRRQGVVTRKTSPDFILVANLISPDNSLDRGYISNYALTQMRDRLARLDGVGEVRLFGARDYAMRIWIDPGRAAARNMTAGEIVAALRAQNVQVAAGAIGKPPEATGAYELNVETQGRLSTPQQFADIVIKSDAEGHLTRLKDVARVELGAEDYGINMYLSGQPSLGIAVFQRPGSNALATADAVLAELKLMSEKFPRGLDYRVIYNPTNFIRESVNAVQHTLLEAVVLVVIVILVFLQSWRAAIIPVIAIPVSLIGTFAVLAAMGYSLNNLSLFGLVLAIGIVVDDAIVVVENVERNLEHGLSPMQASFRSMDEVSTALVAIVLVLCAVFVPTMFLTGLTGEFYRQFAVTIASATIISLILSLTLSPALAARLLRPKADHLPAGGWRRMAAIGAQRFNAGFDRLSNFYAASTRKLLARPKRVLFSYAGLLALTAALFGATPVGFIPSQDQGYLMTAIFTPPGTSLASTDATMQAVARKMLKVPGVKGAVMLAGYHGPSGTTASNAAVAFLVFDSFEERAKKGLTEENILAEANKAAHGFDQAHIYVLKPPLIRGIGTGGGFKMILQDRSGQGLEKLNQAAWAMIAEANKDPSLKMVYTNFEYGVPRLYADVDRAKADMMGVPPSRVFEALQVYLGSAYVNDFNLLGRTYRVTAQADLPFRDDASDIQQLKTRSDRGGMVPLGAVATVEDRNGAYRVVRYNLYPSIEVEGDVAPGHSSGQALAAMESLASKLPAGVGTEWTEVAYQQKLAGSAAMIVFAAAVLFVFLVLAAQFESLMLPLAIILIVPMTLLAAMTGVNLRGMDNNILTQIGLVVLIGLAAKNAILIVEFAKQAEEEGLSPVEAAVRAAKDRLRPILMTSFAFILGVVPLVIATGPGAELRQALGTAVFSGMLGVTFFGLVFTPTFYVATRSLADRFAKRFGRGANGRDDDAAAAAVPAE; encoded by the coding sequence ATGCGCCTGAGCCATATCTTCATCAAGCGGCCGATCTTCGCCGGCGTCATCGCCGTGGTGATCACGATCGTCGGCGCGCTCGCCTTCTTCGGTCTGCCGATCTCGCAATATCCGGACGTCGTGCCGCCCACCGTCACGGTCAGCGCCACCTATCCGGGCGCCTCGGCAGAGACGATCGCCGACACCGTCGCCTCCCCGCTGGAGCAGGAGATCAACGGCGTCGACGACATGCTCTACATGTCGAGCCAGGCGACCAGCGACGGCCGGCTGACGATCACCGTCACCTTCAAGCTCGGCACCGACCTCGACGAGGCGCAGGTGCTGGTCCAGAACCGGGTCGCGCTGGCCGAGCCGCGCCTGCCCGAGGACGTCCGGCGCCAGGGCGTGGTGACGCGCAAGACCTCGCCCGACTTCATCCTCGTCGCCAACCTGATCTCGCCCGACAACTCGCTCGATCGCGGCTATATCTCCAACTATGCGCTGACCCAGATGCGCGACCGGCTCGCCCGGCTCGACGGCGTCGGCGAGGTGCGGCTGTTCGGCGCGCGCGACTATGCGATGCGCATCTGGATCGATCCGGGCCGCGCCGCCGCGCGCAACATGACCGCCGGCGAGATAGTCGCCGCGCTGCGCGCCCAGAACGTGCAGGTCGCGGCCGGCGCGATCGGCAAGCCGCCGGAGGCGACCGGCGCCTATGAACTCAACGTCGAGACGCAGGGCCGCCTCTCCACCCCGCAGCAGTTCGCCGACATCGTCATCAAGTCCGACGCGGAGGGCCACCTGACCCGGCTCAAGGACGTCGCGCGGGTCGAGCTGGGCGCCGAGGATTACGGCATCAACATGTATCTGAGCGGCCAGCCGTCGCTCGGCATCGCGGTGTTCCAGCGGCCGGGGTCGAACGCGCTCGCCACCGCCGACGCGGTCCTCGCCGAGCTCAAGCTGATGTCGGAGAAGTTCCCGCGCGGGCTCGACTATCGGGTGATCTACAACCCCACCAACTTCATCCGCGAGTCGGTCAACGCCGTGCAGCACACCCTGCTCGAGGCGGTGGTGCTGGTCGTCATCGTCATCCTCGTCTTCCTGCAGAGCTGGCGCGCGGCGATCATCCCGGTGATCGCGATCCCGGTGTCGCTGATCGGCACCTTCGCGGTGCTCGCGGCGATGGGCTATTCGCTCAACAACCTGTCGCTGTTCGGCCTGGTCCTGGCGATCGGCATCGTCGTCGACGACGCGATCGTCGTCGTCGAGAATGTCGAACGCAACCTGGAGCATGGGCTGAGCCCGATGCAGGCGTCGTTCCGGTCGATGGACGAGGTCTCGACGGCGCTGGTCGCGATCGTGCTGGTGCTGTGCGCGGTGTTCGTGCCGACGATGTTCCTGACCGGGCTGACCGGCGAATTCTATCGCCAGTTCGCGGTCACCATCGCCTCGGCGACGATCATCTCGCTGATCCTGTCGCTCACCCTGTCGCCGGCGCTCGCCGCCCGGCTGCTCAGGCCGAAGGCCGATCACCTGCCCGCCGGTGGCTGGCGGCGGATGGCGGCGATCGGCGCGCAGCGCTTCAACGCCGGCTTCGATCGGCTGAGCAATTTCTACGCGGCGAGCACGCGCAAGCTGCTCGCTCGGCCGAAGCGGGTGCTGTTCTCCTATGCCGGGTTGCTGGCGCTGACCGCCGCGCTGTTCGGCGCGACCCCGGTCGGCTTCATCCCGTCGCAGGACCAGGGCTATCTGATGACGGCGATCTTCACCCCGCCCGGCACCTCGCTCGCGTCGACCGACGCGACGATGCAGGCGGTCGCCCGGAAGATGCTGAAGGTTCCGGGCGTCAAGGGCGCGGTGATGCTGGCCGGCTATCATGGGCCGAGCGGCACCACCGCCTCCAACGCGGCGGTCGCCTTCCTCGTCTTCGACAGCTTCGAGGAGCGCGCGAAGAAGGGCCTGACCGAGGAGAATATCCTCGCCGAGGCGAACAAGGCGGCGCACGGCTTCGACCAGGCGCATATCTATGTGCTGAAGCCGCCGCTGATCCGCGGCATCGGCACCGGCGGCGGCTTCAAGATGATCCTGCAGGACCGCTCCGGCCAGGGGCTGGAGAAGCTCAACCAGGCCGCCTGGGCGATGATCGCCGAGGCGAACAAGGACCCGAGCCTGAAGATGGTCTACACCAACTTCGAATATGGCGTGCCGCGCCTCTACGCCGATGTCGACCGCGCCAAGGCCGACATGATGGGCGTGCCGCCGAGCCGGGTGTTCGAGGCGCTGCAGGTCTATCTGGGGTCGGCCTATGTCAACGACTTCAACCTGCTCGGCCGCACCTATCGCGTGACCGCGCAGGCCGACCTGCCGTTCCGCGACGACGCGAGCGACATCCAGCAGCTCAAGACCCGGTCCGACCGGGGCGGGATGGTGCCGCTGGGCGCGGTCGCGACGGTCGAGGACCGCAACGGCGCCTATCGCGTCGTCCGCTACAACCTCTATCCGTCGATCGAGGTCGAGGGCGACGTCGCGCCGGGCCACAGCAGCGGCCAGGCGCTGGCGGCGATGGAGTCGCTGGCGAGCAAGCTGCCGGCGGGCGTCGGCACCGAATGGACCGAGGTCGCCTATCAGCAGAAGCTGGCCGGCAGCGCCGCGATGATCGTCTTCGCCGCGGCGGTGTTGTTCGTCTTCCTGGTGCTGGCGGCGCAGTTCGAAAGCCTGATGCTGCCGCTGGCGATCATCCTGATCGTGCCGATGACCCTGCTCGCGGCGATGACCGGCGTGAACCTGCGCGGGATGGACAACAACATCCTGACGCAGATCGGCCTGGTCGTGCTGATCGGCCTCGCGGCCAAGAACGCGATCCTGATCGTCGAGTTCGCCAAGCAGGCCGAGGAGGAAGGGCTGTCGCCGGTCGAGGCGGCGGTGCGCGCGGCGAAGGATCGGCTGCGGCCGATCCTGATGACCAGCTTCGCCTTCATCCTCGGCGTCGTGCCGCTGGTGATCGCGACCGGGCCGGGCGCCGAGCTGCGCCAGGCGCTCGGCACGGCGGTCTTCTCCGGCATGCTGGGCGTGACCTTCTTCGGGCTCGTCTTCACGCCGACCTTCTACGTCGCCACCCGCAGCCTCGCCGACCGCTTCGCGAAGCGGTTCGGCCGGGGCGCGAACGGCCGGGACGACGACGCCGCCGCCGCCGCCGTCCCCGCCGAATGA
- a CDS encoding formyltetrahydrofolate deformylase (TIGRFAM: formyltetrahydrofolate deformylase~PFAM: formyl transferase domain protein; amino acid-binding ACT domain protein), whose amino-acid sequence MAETHILTLSCVDHPGIVAAVSTSLARHGANILEAQQFDDLLTGRFFMRVEFALVGGATIGQLAAGFAPVAADHGLDHRFRASAERKKVLLLASKFDHCLADLLYRWKIGELAMEPVGIASNHPRETYAHLDFGDIPFHFLPVGRDSKAAQEASIKAIVEETGAELVVLARYMQILSDDLAAFLAGRCINIHHSFLPGFKGAKPYHQAHARGVKLIGATAHFVTADLDEGPIIEQDTERVSHRDTPDDLVRKGRDIERRVLASAVRAVLEDRVLMNGATTVVFS is encoded by the coding sequence GTGGCCGAGACCCATATCCTCACCCTGTCCTGCGTCGATCATCCGGGGATCGTCGCCGCCGTGTCGACCTCGCTGGCGCGGCACGGCGCCAACATCCTGGAGGCGCAGCAGTTCGACGACCTGCTGACCGGCCGCTTCTTCATGCGGGTCGAATTCGCGCTGGTCGGCGGCGCCACGATCGGGCAGCTCGCGGCGGGCTTCGCGCCGGTCGCCGCCGATCACGGCCTCGACCATCGCTTTCGCGCCTCGGCCGAGCGCAAGAAGGTGCTGCTGCTCGCCAGCAAGTTCGACCATTGCCTCGCCGACCTGCTCTACCGCTGGAAGATCGGCGAGCTGGCGATGGAGCCGGTCGGCATCGCCTCGAACCATCCGCGCGAAACCTATGCGCATCTCGACTTCGGCGACATCCCCTTCCATTTCCTGCCGGTCGGCCGCGACAGCAAGGCCGCGCAGGAGGCGAGCATCAAGGCGATCGTCGAGGAGACCGGCGCCGAGTTGGTCGTGCTCGCGCGCTACATGCAGATATTGTCGGACGACCTTGCCGCCTTCCTGGCCGGGCGCTGCATCAACATCCACCACAGCTTCCTGCCCGGCTTCAAGGGCGCCAAGCCCTATCACCAGGCGCATGCGCGCGGGGTCAAGCTGATCGGCGCGACCGCCCATTTCGTGACGGCCGACCTCGACGAGGGGCCGATCATCGAACAGGACACCGAACGGGTCAGCCATCGCGACACGCCCGACGACCTCGTCCGCAAGGGCCGCGACATCGAGCGCCGCGTCCTCGCCAGCGCGGTCCGCGCGGTCCTTGAGGACCGCGTCCTGATGAACGGCGCGACGACGGTGGTGTTCAGCTAG